The sequence GAGTTACTCACAGCAGTAGGACTACATGAGTTTTCTTCAACGGGCTGCAAGAAGAACTCCGATGTAGCGGGTGAAGACGGTGGGGCATCCGGTGGGGAAAAACAGAGAATCGCCTTGGCACGAGCATTGATCGCTAAGCCCGGGTCAATTGTGGTCCTCGATGAGCCAACCAGTAGCTTAGACAAGAACTTACGGGCGTTGGTGTGGGGCATTATTGAGGACCTTGCACGAGAAAAAACGGTCATTGTTTCAACGCACGATGCCTCAGCACCTATTCGTCACGACGATACGGTGCTTCAATTAACCGATGCCAATGAAGCACCTTCATCAAAGCCAAAAGAGCCTCCCAGTGAAGCTTAGTTTCTCTTAATCGCTATCCGTGGACAGCGCCGCGACGAAGGCTTCCTGCGGCACCGAGACGGAGCCCAAGGACTTCATGCGCTTCTTACCGGCCTTCTGCTTCTCCAGCAGCTTGCGCTTACGCGAAATATCGCCGCCGTAACACTTGGCCAGCACGTCCTTGCGCATCGCGCGAATGTTCTCACGCGCGATGATCTTCGAGCCAATGGCCGCCTGGATGGGTACCTCGAACTGCTGGCGTGGGATGAGCTCCTTGAGCTTCTTCGTCATCTTGTTGCCGTACCACTGCGCGGACTCGCGGTGCACGATGGCGGAGAAGGCATCGACCGGGTCGCCGTTGAGGAGGATATCCACCTTAACCAGGTCCGCCAGCTGCTCACCGGCCTCCTCGTAGTTGAGGGAAGCGTAGCCCTTGGTACGGGACTTGAGCATGTCGAAGAAGTCGAAGATGATTTCACCCAACGGCATGGTGTAGCGCAGCTCCACGCGGTCCTCAGACAGGTAATCCATGCCACCCATCTGGCCACGCTTAGCCTGGCACAGCTCCATCGTGGGGCCCACGAACTCCTCGGGCACGATGATGGTCATCTTCACAATCGGCTCATACACCTCGTTCAGCTTGCCGCTCGGCCAGTCGGACGGGTTGTGCACGATGGACTCCTCACCGTCTTCCGCCACCACGCGGTAGGTCACCGAGGGAGCAGTGGAAATCAGGTCCAAGCCAAACTCGCGCTCCAAGCGGTCACGGGTAATCTCCATGTGCAGCAGGCCTAGGAAGCCGCAACGGAAACCGAAGCCCAGGGCGACGGAGGTTTCGGGCTCGAAGGTGAGGGAGGCGTCGTTAAGCTGCAGCTTCTCCAGCGCATCACGCAGATCCGGGAAGTCGGCCTGGGAGATGGGGAACAAGCCGGAGTAGACCATGGGGTTGGGGTCGGCATAACCCTTGAGCGGCTCGCTCGCGCCATTCGACGCCCACGTAATCGTGTCACCCACCTTGGTCTCACGCACGTTCTTCACGCCCGTGATGAGGTAACCCACCTCGCCCGGGCCTAGACCTTCACACTTCTGCATCGTGGGGCTGACAATGCCCACCTCCAGCAGCTCGTGGTTGGTGCCCGTGGCCATCATGGTGACCTTCTGGCGCGGGGTGAGTTTGCCATCCATCATGCGGATGTAGGTCACCACGCCACGGTAGGTGTCATAGACCGAGTCGAAGACCATGGCGCGGGCCGGGGCATCCTCACCAAACTCGGACGTCGGGGCTGGGACGAGCTCAGCCACCTTGTCGAGCAACGCCGGCACGCCCTCACCGGTCTTGCCGGACACGCGCAGCACCTCCTCCGGCTCGCAGCCGATGATGTTGGCGATCTCCAGGGAGTACTTCTCCGGATCCGCAGCAGGCAGATCAATCTTGTTGAGGACCGGGATGATCTCCAGGTCATTTTCCATAGCCAGGTAGAGGTTGGCCAGGGTTTGGGCTTCGATGCCCTGGGCGGCGTCGACAAGCAAGATGGCTCCCTCACACGCCTCCAGCGCACGCGAGACCTCATAGGTGAAGTCGACGTGGCCGGGGGTATCAATCATCTGCATGACAATCTCTTGACCCTCGAACTCGCCAGACTGCGGAATCCAGGGCAGGCGCACGTTCTGCGCCTTAATGGTGATGCCGCGCTCGCGCTCGATATCCATGTTGTCGAGGTATTGGTCGCGCATGTCGCGCTCCTCCACCACCTGCGACAACTGCAGGATGCGATCAGCCAGCGTCGACTTGCCGTGGTCGATGTGGGCGATAATGCAAAAGTTTCGAATCTTGGACGGATCCGTAAACGTAGTGGCCGCAAAGTTTCTAGACATGGGTTTAGAATAGACGACATGACTAGGTTGGCCCGCATTTTAGGTTTCGGACGTCCCGAGCCGGTCGATGACGGCCTCCAGCGCATCACCGAACGCCTCGGAATGAACCAGACCGATTCCGTCACAGAACCGCGCAAAGCAGCCGATATCCGCATCGAGGCTGCCACCGACCATCCCCGCAGCGTCTTCTTCACCCCCGACATGGATGGGCAGGCCGACTCCGGTGAGGTCGTGTGGGTTTGGGCGCCTTCCGACGGCAAACAGTCCCCACCGCGCGAGCGCGCCATCCTCATCGTCTCCCGCACCCGCACCACCGTGCTGGGCCTGCTCATCTCCGCTAACCCGGGGCATGCGAATAAAGAGGAGTGGCTCGATATCGGCACCGGCGAATGGGATGAGTCCGGCCGCCAATGCTGGGTGCGCATGGACCGCGTGCTGGAAATTTCTGAAGAACAATGCCGCCGCCAAGGCACGCTCTTCCCAGAACGACGCTTCGAGCGCATTGCTAACCGTTTGCGCTCGCGCTACCACTGGGCGTGATTTGGGGATTCGCGGCGTGGCCTGCTAGATTGTCTGGGATGCCGAGGCATGTGTGGCGGTCAGGACCTTGGGTCCGCCTTCCTCGGTAAACATTTTCTACGACTGTAAGAGGTATAACAATGGCAAACATCAAGTCCAAGCAGAAGCGCATTCTCACCAACGAGAAGTCCCGTCAGCGCAACAAGGCCGTGCGTTCCGCCGTACGCACCGAGATCCGCAAGTTCCGCGCTGCCGTCGAGGCTGGCGACAAGGCTGCCGCTGAGAAGCAGCTGCGCGTTGCATCCCGCGCACTGGACAAGTCCGTGTCCAAGGGCGTCTTCCACCGCAACAATGCGGCTAACAAGAAGTCCGGCATGGCTACCGCCTTCAACAAGATGGCCTAAATGAAACCGCTCCTGAAGTGGGTGGGAGGAAAACGTCAGTTACTTCCCGCCATCCACTCCATGCTGCCCGAGAGCTTCGACACCTACGTCGAGCCTTTCTTGGGCGGCGGAGCGGTTCTTTTTTCCTTGGCGCCCGAGCGCGCCCGGGTCAATGACCTTAATACCGAGCTCATCACCGTCTACGAGGTGGTCCGCGATAATGTGGACGAGCTCATCGCGCTGCTCAAGGAGTATCCGAATGAATCGGACTTCTTTTATGAGATGCGCGCCCGCGACCGATCACCGGAGTTCGCGCACTTAAGCGCCGTTGAGCGTGCCGCGCGCACGATTTATCTCAACAAGACCTGCTACAACGGTCTTTATCGCGTGAACAATTCGGGTCAGTTCAACGCCCCGTTTGGCCGCTACGCCAACCCCACGATTTGTGATGAGCCCAATCTGCGGGCGGTTTCGGCGTATCTGGCCGAGAATGACGTGGTCTTTTCCAACGGGGACTATGCCTCGTTGGAGGCGAACGAGGGGGATGTCGTCTACTTTGACCCGCCCTATGACCCCGTGAATCCGACGAGCAATTTCACCGGCTACCAGTCCGGCGGGTTCGGCCGCGCGGACCAAATACGCCTCAAGGAAACCTGCGATGCGCTGGATGCACGCGGGGTGAAGTTCCTGCTCTCGAATTCTGCGACGGATTTCATCAAGGAGCTCTACGCGGATTATCGCATCGAGATTGTGGGGGCTACACGCGCGGTGAATTCCGTGGCGTCGAAGCGCGGCAAGGTCGATGAGGTGCTCGTGCGCAATTATGCTTAACGACGCCGCCTGGGACCGCATCTTCCCCCATCTCGAGACCGAACTGGCCACGTTTGGCTACGCCATCCTCGAGGCCTCACGGCTCAAAGCGCTGTCTGGGCGCGAGCCGCGGCTCATGGCTAAGCACGATTTCTCGGCCGCTCGCCCGGCGGTCTTTCGCAAGCATGGTTTGTCGATGCTACCCATTCGCCGCGACGCGTACTTCATCGGCCACTTCGACCTGTATCAGCCTTTCCCGGACGACGCAGGCCCACTGACGTCGGTGCCAGTGCCGGAGGATATTGAGTCGATCGATTTTGCGAATGTGACCTCGGAAAGCGCGGCGCTCACGACGGCGCATTTGAGTGGCATGCTCCGTGATTTTCTCGGCGGCGAGCTCGTGCCGACGGTGAGCGGGCGGATGTCCACGCAGCGCCTGCCTATGAAGGTGGGCGGCCAGGACATCGTGGTGGATCGCGCGCAGATGGAAATTGATGCGGGCTTCGAATCTGCGGAGCACCTAGTGCTCGTTGAGGCGAAGAACCACCTCTCCCCCGACTTCAACATCCGCCAGCTCTACTTTCCTTTCCGCCGTTTTTCGCTGGCGCTTAAGAAGGAGGTGGTGCCGGTGTATCTGGTGTATTCCAACGGCGTGTACCACTTCTATCGCTACGCGTTTAAGGACCCGGCGGACTTTCGGAGCATTGAGCTTATCGACGCCCACCGCTACACCCTCGGCCCCTCCACCCTCACCCCGGCCTTGGTAGCGGGTGTCCTCGCACGCACCCGCGTGGAGCGTCCAGAGATTCCCTTCCCCCAGGCGGATTCTTTTGCGCGCGTCATCAGCTTGCTGGAGAACCCCGTGGCGAAGGCAGACATGCCGGAAACCTTTGGTTTTAGCCCGCGGCAGGCGGATTATTACACCAACGCCGCCCGGTATCTGGGACTGGAGAAGCTGCGCGGCAACCGCGATGAGCGCAACCTCACGCTCGTGGAGGCGCTGGCCGCCCGGCCAGTGTTCCGGGAGATGCTGGAGAGCGTGGCGCAGTCGGAGCGCGCGCTGACGGTGGATGAGGCGATGGCGCTCATGCGCGCGGCCGAGCTAGGGCTGGGCGATAGCACCCTGCGACGCCGAGCCGGGACCGTCGTGGCATGGTCGCAGTGGGTCGCGGAGCATATCGCGCACAGCGCAGGCTAAGCAGCCTGGATGCCGGCCCACGCCAAGGCACAGCCGGCCACGACAAAGAAGACACCGGAACCGATGTCGATCCACGGTCCCGCGGCCAGGAGGCGGCGGCGAATCGGTCGGGTAGAAATCACCGTTGAGAGCACCACAAAGAGCACGTAGCTCGACAGTGACAGGCTCAGCACCAGCGCCAACGACAGCCACAGCGGCGGGTGCGGCGGCAGCAGCGGGGCAACCATGGCCGCGAGGAAGAGCACGATCTTCGGGTTGGACAGGTTGGTGGCCAGTCCGGTGCGAAAGACTTTGCGCACCGACCCCAGTCGGGCCGCTGCGTCGTCCTCATCCTGCGGCGGCTGCGTGCGCAATTCCAGGCCGGACCGAACGGAGAGCACGCCCATGAAGACCAAGAAGCAACCGCCGACGACCTGAATCAGGGACATGATCCCCGGAAAAGCCGTGAGCAGAGCGGCCGCGCCAAAGACGGTGAGCGAGCACCAGAAGAGCACGCCCACCTGAATCCCGGTGGCTGCAGCGATGGCATGGCGGCGCGAGCGCGTGGCATAACGCGTAATCAGCACGATGTCGGGGCCGGGCGCGGACGCCCCCACGAGGTTCATGAGAATAATGGCCGCAAACGCGGACCAGCTCATGACAGTCGCTCGAGCAGATCCTCACGGCCGAACATGCGGGCCGAGTCAACGGCGTTGGGGTGGCCCGCGGTTGGGTCGGCGCCGGCGTCGAGGAGGGCGTCAATAACCGCGTCCTCCTTTTTGAAGATGGCCCCGGCCAGCGGAGACTGGCCGCGGTCGTTGAGGAGGTTGACGTCGGCGCCGGCGGCGGCCAGTAGGCGCACCAGCTCGGCATGCCCGTGGTAGGCGGCAAGCATGATGAAGGACTGGCCGTCCTGGTTCACCATGTCCACGTTGACGCCCTGGGAGATGTACTCAAGGAGGGTGGCGTCGCCGTCGCGGGCGAAGTCAAAAAGCTTGGTTGCAAAGTCCTGGATCTCATCCATGGTGGGATAGTTTAGCGCGCCAACTCCGCCACCCGGCGCACGGCGGCCTCAATGGCAAACTCCTCTTCGCCGCCCTGGCCTTTGACTGCGCCGTCGAGCTCCGCCATGAGAATGACGGCCTTGGTGATATTCTCCCCCGACCAGCGGCGCGCCACCGGCTGGGTGAGCTTGACCGCATACGGTGCCATGCCGGCTTGGGAGGCCAGCGAATACTGGTCACCGCGTGCGGAGTACAGGCGTGCGATGTTGCCCACTTTGTTGGCCAAGGCCGCGGCAATCGCCACGGGGCTCGCGCCGAGTTGTAGGGCGCGGCGGCACGTCGAAACCGCCGCCTCCACGCGCCCAGCCACGGCGGCGTCCGCGATATCCCAGTTGGCCACCTCAGCCACGCCGACGTAGTACTCGTGGACCGCCTCGCGGGTAACCTTGCCGCCGGTATCGAAGACAAGCTGGGAGATGGCAGAGGCGAGTTCGCGGAGGTCGGAGCCGACGCCGTCGAGAAGCGCCTGCACCACATCGGGGGTCGGGCGCACGCCGTGGGAGGCGAACTCACGCGTGGCCCACGGACCCAGCTCGTTCGGGTACAGGGAAAAGACCTCGTGTACCTCGCCGGTCTTGCGCAGGGCGGCGACGATTTCCGGCGGCTTCTTCTTTTTCTTCAGTGTTTTGGCCGTGATGGAGTAGATGAGCACCAGGGTGATGCCGGGCATGGGGTTGGCGGCGGCGTCGAGAAGAATGCGCGTGACCTCTTTGCCGGCCTTCTCGACATCACTGATGACGATGCAGCGCTCATCACCGAACAGGGAGGGGCTGGTGGCCTCGAGGATTTCGCCTTCGCTGACCTCGGAGGCCTTGAGTTTGGTGACATCGCCCTGTTGGACGGAGAGGCGGGCGCGCTCGGCAAGGAACTCGTCATCGCCGAGGATGAGGTGCACGGACATGCCTGTCATCTTAGCAACGCGGCGATGAGCCACCCGCCGAGGAGCAGCACGGCAATGGGCCCAGCTTCCACCGTGGTCAGAGGCATGGCAGCGGCGACGGCGTGGATCCAGTCTGCGAGGGGTTCGATGAGGATGACAAGCGGGCGGCCGAGGCCTATTTGGGCGAGTGCGGCGGCGATGAGCCCCACAACGGTGATGATGGGCACCACGGGTGCTGCCAGCACGTTAGCGATGACGGAGACCACCGAGACGCGCCCGGTCATGAGCGCAATGAGTGGCATGGTGACGATATCCGCGGCGATGGCCACCGCAACCGCACGCGCAATGATGCCGGTTCCCAACACGCGCAGCAGCAGCGGGGTCAGCGCCACAATGCCCGCGGTGGCGGCGACGGACAAGGCGAAGCCGTAGCTGACTGCGAGGTCGCTATCGCAGGCCAGCAGGAACAGCACGCCGAGGGAGAGCGCGTGGAGCGGTTCCATCTTGGAGGAATTGAGCACGGCGAGCAGCCCAGCCACGCCGGCGACGGTGGCGCGCTGGACGGAGGGCTCCCATCCCACCAGCGCCACAAACAACGCCAACGCGCTTGCCGACGCCCCCACCCTCACCCTCTGCCCCTTCACCAGCAACGCTGCCGCGGCACACACGATGGCGACGTTCGACCCGGAGACCGCGCTGAGGTGTGAGAGGCCGGTGTCGATGTAGAGCTGCTTGTCTTCAGGGCTTTGCAGGCTGGTGTCTCCCAGCACCATTCCGGGGATGAGGCCGTTATCGCAGATGTCGCGAAAGTTCGCGGCGACGGTGGCGGTCCAGCTGTGCGCGTGGGCGGTGAGATCGCCGCTGAAGACGGTCTGACCTACCCCGACGCGGTTGGATGGGCCGGGCTGGCCGTGAATCGTGACGAGCGAGCCGGACCAGGCCTCAGGCTGCTCGCTAAGGAAAACCGGAAGCTGCGCCGGGTATCCGGGAACGGACAGGCGCACCATCCACCCCGAGGCGGTCTGGATGGGATCCGCAGTGAGGCGGCCGGTAACCTCGGCGCCGAAGCGGAACTGCCCGGCGCGGTGCATGCGTACAGCGGCCACCGTGGCGAAGAGGGCACCGCTGGCGGTGCAGAGGATGGCCTGCCCAGGCGCGCGCTGGCGCACAAGGACAAAGGCGACAAGCCCCACCAACAACCACGGCTGGCCGAAGAGCACCGCAAGAGTGGCCAACCACGCCACCGCCGCCGCGGGCACGAGCCGCAACTCCCTCACGGACGCACCTTGTCTTTAAGCTGCGCGAACTTTGCCGGACCGATACCGGAGACGTCCATGAGTTGGTCCACCGAGGAAAAGTGTCCCGCTTCCTCGCGGTGCGCGATGATGGCCGCGGCCGTCGCCGGGCCCACGCCCGGCAAGGTCGTGAGCTCCTCCGCGGTCGCGGAATTGAGCGACACCGTCCCATCACCAGTTCCGGCCGCGCCTCCGTCTTCCCCAGGGGCGGCGGGTGGGGCGCCGACGGTGATCTGCTCGCCGTCGTTAAGCTTCTGCGCCAAGTTGAGGTTATCCGTGGGCACCTTCGGCCCCGCGACCGCCAGCGCATCGTTGACGCGCGCGCCCGGAGCCAGGGTGACCAGGCCGGGCGAATCCACCTCCCCGACCACCGACACCACGATGTCCGCCGGCACCTCGCTGCTGAGCGCGGGCACCTCATAAGGATTAGTGGACTCGCGGGAGGTGCCCAGCCACGCGAGCAGACCCACCGCAGCCAGCCCCGCCGCCACGAGCGCCAGTCGCGGGGGCACGCGCAGCCGTGGGCGCGGGTAGTCAACGTTGAGCAGCTCTTCTTCCCCGGTCGGCCGGGTGAGGTCACGAAGACGGTCAGCAATCGCAGTCATGCCCGCGACGCTACGCAGCCCCTCCCCACCCGTCGAGAGCTTGCGCCGCAACCTGTGGATAACTTGTTGAAGGCGTCAACAGCTAACTGAACACGACGGAGACGCCGATGGCTCCGGGGCCGACGTGGACCGAGAGGACGTCGGTAAGCGCAACGCGCATAAAGGACGACTCCGGCAACGCCATACGCAGCAGATCCTCCAGGCGGCGCGCGGCGGCCTCATCCTCGTTATACTGCACCGCAACGAAGGCCGGCTTGCCCTCCGCGCGGGAGGCCACAAGGTCCACGAGCTTGGTAAAAGCCTTAGTCTGCGTGCGGGTTTTGCCCACCATCTCCAATTTTCCGGCCTGCACCGCCATGATGGGCTTGGTGGCCAGGAGGGCTGTGGATAACATCGCCGTCGCCGCGGACATGCGCCCGGAGCGGCGAAGATCCTCCGTAGAGTTGAGATAGACCCATGTGTGGCTGCGCTCTAGAGTGTCGATGGCGCCGTCATAGCATTCCTTCAGCGACGCGCCTTCTTGGGCCAGCTTCGCGGCGGTCATTGCGGCCGCGCCCATGGCCATGCCGGCAGTACCGGAGTCGATGACGCGGACGGTGTCGGGGAAGACACCCGAGGCCGTCACGGCCGCCGACCACGTCGAGGACAGCTCCTTCGACAGGTGGATGGCCAGCACGCCGTCATCGCCGGAGCGCTCCATTTCGCGGCCATACAGCGCCGCGAGTTCCAGCGCCGTGAGCCCCGACGTGGACGTTTCTGCACCGTCCTTGCCGTGGCTTTCCATAACGTGGAGATCCACCACGCTGATGCCCAGCTCCTCCACGATGTCCGCGGGAAGCCCCGCGGCGGAGTCGGTGACGACGCGGATCACTAGACGTCTGCTCCCGCGCCGCCAATGACGGCACCGCCCATGTTCCAGCCGTCGAAGTACCACTGCGCGCGTTCTACGTTGTCCGGTGTGAATTCCAGCGGGGACAGCGGCTGGGAGGCATCGAATTCGGGGCGGGCGGTCAGCTGCGACCAATGCGTGTTCTTCAGCCCGGAGAGGATGCCGTATTGGTGGTGCTCCAGGCCCAACAGGTGGCAGGTCAGCGCGGAAATAGCGCCGCCGTGCGCAACGACGAGCACCGCGCCTTCATCCCAGTCAGGCAGCTCGCGCATGAGCTCATCAATGACTGGGCGGGCACGGCGGGCCACGTCAACGCGGCTTTCGCCCTGCGGCGGGGCCCACGTGGGATCGTGGCGCCACAGAGCGCGCGCACCGGGGTACTGTTCATCGACTTCGGCGGAGGTCATGCCCTGCCAGTCACCGAGGTGGGTCTCACGCAGGCGCTTGTCGACGTCCACCTCAATCCCCAACTGCCGCCCGATTACGTCCGCGGTATCGCGGGCGCGGATGAGGTCGGAGGCCACGATGGCCGTAATCTCTTTGTCCTCGAGCAGCTCGGCGGCGGCCCGGGCTTGGGCATAGCCAACTTCAGACAGCTCGGTGTCGAGGTGCCCCTGCATCCGGCCGGTGGCGTTGTAGGTGGTTTGACCGTGGCGGATGAGGAGGAGGCGGCGGGTCATAATTCGTCGTCTTCCGGCTCCGGCTGGGCCAGCGGAATCTCATCAATGGACTCGACCTCGCGGGGGTTGACCTCGGTGGCCCACTCGCCGGGGCGCTCCGGGGCCTCAATGCCCGGGATCTCGATGAGCGGGCAGTCGTGGTAGAGGCGGTCGAGTCCGTAGAATTCGCGCTGATCATTGCGCTGAACGTGGACGACGATGGGGCCATAATCGAGCAACACCCAGCGGTTTTCGCGGTTGCCCTCACGACGCTTGGGCTCAAAGCCCTTCTTGGTCAGCTCATCCTCCACCTCTTCAACGATGGACGCCACCTGGCGCTCGGTATCGGCGGAGGCCAAGACGAAGACCTCAGTGATGGCGAGCACGTCGGAGACGTCAATGGCGGCGATGTTGGTGGCCAGCTTTTCATCCGCGGCCAAGGCCGCGGTTTCCGCCATGAGGCGTGCTTCATCAGTAATCGACATGACTATCCCTACACAACGCGTACAGTACTAAGACCTCTAGTCTTACACGTCGGGGGCGTGATTTCCTAGTCAGAAGCTGCGCGTGAGTCATCCCAGCGCAAGAATCCTACAGCGGCTTTTCCGGACGCGGGCCATACAGGTGATTCTTGGCGATGTACTGCACGACCCCATCCGGCACCAGGTACCACACCGGCTGGCCTTGTTCGGCGCGGGCGCGACAGTCAGTAGAGGAAATAGCCATGGCGGGGATCTCGATGAGCTCGATGGCGTCTTGAGATTCCTGCGGCAGCATGTCCTTGCTGAGCTCGTAGCCGGGACGGGTTACGCCAACGAAGTGCGCCATCTCCAGCATTTCTTCCCAGTCGCGCCAGCTCATGATGGAGGCGAGCGAGTCTGCGCCGGTGATGAAGTAGAGCTCCGCGTCGAGGAAGACGGCGCGCAGATCCCGCAACGTGTCGATGGTGTAGGTAGGTCCCTCGCGGTCAATGTCCACGCGGGAGACGGTGAAGCGCGGGTTCGACGCTGTGGCCACCATCGTCATGAGATAGCGGTGTTCTGCGGCGGTGACCTGTTTGCCGGCCTTGTGCCAGGGCTGGCCGGTGGGCACGAAGACCACTGTATCGAGGCGGAAGCGGTGGGCTACCTCGCTGGCAGCCACAAGGTGACCGTTGTGGATGGGATCGAAGGTGCCACCCATGATGCCGATGCGTTGCGGACTAGTCATGGGTGGTGAGTATACCGGCCACGGCGTCGATGACCTGCACGTCCTGCCCGGAGAGTTCCCCTAAGAAATAGGACGCGTGACGCTGCGCCTTGGTGGCCAAGGCATCGCCGGCGGCACTGAGGGAGAAATCGCAGGCAAAATCATCGGGGAGGCAGTAATCCACGTACCGGTCTGCGGGAAGTCCAGCGCGGTTGCGCACCCACGGCAGCTGGTGCAGCGGGCTGCCCATTGTGATGACTCCGTGGAGGCGCCCGCTCTTGGCCAGGTGGGCCTCCACACTCGTGGTCACCACAGCTCCCTGCGAGTAACCGGCCACCACCCAGCGCGGGTGGCAGCCGGTGGAGTCCTCATAGTCTGCCACCACCATCGGGGCGTTGGTGATGCCCGTACGCACGCTCTGGATGGCGCCCCACGTGACTGAGCGGACTAGTTCCCCGACTGGGCGCTCCTGCACTATTTCACGCACGCGCAGCAGCATGTGGCGCGGGCTGAGTTCCTCCCCCTCGCGCGCGAGGGGTGGGAGGTTCATGGTGGCGGGATAGGAGACATCATCAAGCGCGAGCACAAAGACATCATCCATTGTGCCGGGATGTCGGCGCTCCACGTGGTGGAAGAGTGCTGCGAAATTTCGCCCCTCGAAGCCGGTGGACGCCGGTGCA is a genomic window of Corynebacterium singulare containing:
- the lepA gene encoding translation elongation factor 4 translates to MSRNFAATTFTDPSKIRNFCIIAHIDHGKSTLADRILQLSQVVEERDMRDQYLDNMDIERERGITIKAQNVRLPWIPQSGEFEGQEIVMQMIDTPGHVDFTYEVSRALEACEGAILLVDAAQGIEAQTLANLYLAMENDLEIIPVLNKIDLPAADPEKYSLEIANIIGCEPEEVLRVSGKTGEGVPALLDKVAELVPAPTSEFGEDAPARAMVFDSVYDTYRGVVTYIRMMDGKLTPRQKVTMMATGTNHELLEVGIVSPTMQKCEGLGPGEVGYLITGVKNVRETKVGDTITWASNGASEPLKGYADPNPMVYSGLFPISQADFPDLRDALEKLQLNDASLTFEPETSVALGFGFRCGFLGLLHMEITRDRLEREFGLDLISTAPSVTYRVVAEDGEESIVHNPSDWPSGKLNEVYEPIVKMTIIVPEEFVGPTMELCQAKRGQMGGMDYLSEDRVELRYTMPLGEIIFDFFDMLKSRTKGYASLNYEEAGEQLADLVKVDILLNGDPVDAFSAIVHRESAQWYGNKMTKKLKELIPRQQFEVPIQAAIGSKIIARENIRAMRKDVLAKCYGGDISRKRKLLEKQKAGKKRMKSLGSVSVPQEAFVAALSTDSD
- a CDS encoding type II toxin-antitoxin system PemK/MazF family toxin — its product is MTRLARILGFGRPEPVDDGLQRITERLGMNQTDSVTEPRKAADIRIEAATDHPRSVFFTPDMDGQADSGEVVWVWAPSDGKQSPPRERAILIVSRTRTTVLGLLISANPGHANKEEWLDIGTGEWDESGRQCWVRMDRVLEISEEQCRRQGTLFPERRFERIANRLRSRYHWA
- the rpsT gene encoding 30S ribosomal protein S20; protein product: MANIKSKQKRILTNEKSRQRNKAVRSAVRTEIRKFRAAVEAGDKAAAEKQLRVASRALDKSVSKGVFHRNNAANKKSGMATAFNKMA
- a CDS encoding DNA adenine methylase is translated as MKPLLKWVGGKRQLLPAIHSMLPESFDTYVEPFLGGGAVLFSLAPERARVNDLNTELITVYEVVRDNVDELIALLKEYPNESDFFYEMRARDRSPEFAHLSAVERAARTIYLNKTCYNGLYRVNNSGQFNAPFGRYANPTICDEPNLRAVSAYLAENDVVFSNGDYASLEANEGDVVYFDPPYDPVNPTSNFTGYQSGGFGRADQIRLKETCDALDARGVKFLLSNSATDFIKELYADYRIEIVGATRAVNSVASKRGKVDEVLVRNYA
- a CDS encoding type II restriction enzyme, translating into MLNDAAWDRIFPHLETELATFGYAILEASRLKALSGREPRLMAKHDFSAARPAVFRKHGLSMLPIRRDAYFIGHFDLYQPFPDDAGPLTSVPVPEDIESIDFANVTSESAALTTAHLSGMLRDFLGGELVPTVSGRMSTQRLPMKVGGQDIVVDRAQMEIDAGFESAEHLVLVEAKNHLSPDFNIRQLYFPFRRFSLALKKEVVPVYLVYSNGVYHFYRYAFKDPADFRSIELIDAHRYTLGPSTLTPALVAGVLARTRVERPEIPFPQADSFARVISLLENPVAKADMPETFGFSPRQADYYTNAARYLGLEKLRGNRDERNLTLVEALAARPVFREMLESVAQSERALTVDEAMALMRAAELGLGDSTLRRRAGTVVAWSQWVAEHIAHSAG
- a CDS encoding LysE family translocator; translated protein: MSWSAFAAIILMNLVGASAPGPDIVLITRYATRSRRHAIAAATGIQVGVLFWCSLTVFGAAALLTAFPGIMSLIQVVGGCFLVFMGVLSVRSGLELRTQPPQDEDDAAARLGSVRKVFRTGLATNLSNPKIVLFLAAMVAPLLPPHPPLWLSLALVLSLSLSSYVLFVVLSTVISTRPIRRRLLAAGPWIDIGSGVFFVVAGCALAWAGIQAA
- a CDS encoding ankyrin repeat domain-containing protein, yielding MDEIQDFATKLFDFARDGDATLLEYISQGVNVDMVNQDGQSFIMLAAYHGHAELVRLLAAAGADVNLLNDRGQSPLAGAIFKKEDAVIDALLDAGADPTAGHPNAVDSARMFGREDLLERLS
- the holA gene encoding DNA polymerase III subunit delta — translated: MTGMSVHLILGDDEFLAERARLSVQQGDVTKLKASEVSEGEILEATSPSLFGDERCIVISDVEKAGKEVTRILLDAAANPMPGITLVLIYSITAKTLKKKKKPPEIVAALRKTGEVHEVFSLYPNELGPWATREFASHGVRPTPDVVQALLDGVGSDLRELASAISQLVFDTGGKVTREAVHEYYVGVAEVANWDIADAAVAGRVEAAVSTCRRALQLGASPVAIAAALANKVGNIARLYSARGDQYSLASQAGMAPYAVKLTQPVARRWSGENITKAVILMAELDGAVKGQGGEEEFAIEAAVRRVAELAR
- a CDS encoding ComEC/Rec2 family competence protein, with translation MRELRLVPAAAVAWLATLAVLFGQPWLLVGLVAFVLVRQRAPGQAILCTASGALFATVAAVRMHRAGQFRFGAEVTGRLTADPIQTASGWMVRLSVPGYPAQLPVFLSEQPEAWSGSLVTIHGQPGPSNRVGVGQTVFSGDLTAHAHSWTATVAANFRDICDNGLIPGMVLGDTSLQSPEDKQLYIDTGLSHLSAVSGSNVAIVCAAAALLVKGQRVRVGASASALALFVALVGWEPSVQRATVAGVAGLLAVLNSSKMEPLHALSLGVLFLLACDSDLAVSYGFALSVAATAGIVALTPLLLRVLGTGIIARAVAVAIAADIVTMPLIALMTGRVSVVSVIANVLAAPVVPIITVVGLIAAALAQIGLGRPLVILIEPLADWIHAVAAAMPLTTVEAGPIAVLLLGGWLIAALLR
- a CDS encoding ComEA family DNA-binding protein → MTAIADRLRDLTRPTGEEELLNVDYPRPRLRVPPRLALVAAGLAAVGLLAWLGTSRESTNPYEVPALSSEVPADIVVSVVGEVDSPGLVTLAPGARVNDALAVAGPKVPTDNLNLAQKLNDGEQITVGAPPAAPGEDGGAAGTGDGTVSLNSATAEELTTLPGVGPATAAAIIAHREEAGHFSSVDQLMDVSGIGPAKFAQLKDKVRP
- a CDS encoding DegV family protein, coding for MIRVVTDSAAGLPADIVEELGISVVDLHVMESHGKDGAETSTSGLTALELAALYGREMERSGDDGVLAIHLSKELSSTWSAAVTASGVFPDTVRVIDSGTAGMAMGAAAMTAAKLAQEGASLKECYDGAIDTLERSHTWVYLNSTEDLRRSGRMSAATAMLSTALLATKPIMAVQAGKLEMVGKTRTQTKAFTKLVDLVASRAEGKPAFVAVQYNEDEAAARRLEDLLRMALPESSFMRVALTDVLSVHVGPGAIGVSVVFS